One Oenanthe melanoleuca isolate GR-GAL-2019-014 chromosome 3, OMel1.0, whole genome shotgun sequence DNA segment encodes these proteins:
- the CNR1 gene encoding cannabinoid receptor 1 isoform X1, which translates to MRLSDAGYWGVSHRSHLPTNWNSPLLTLLVCKRISSDALFHPPSICETNKAGVMKSILDGLADTTFRTITTDLLYVGSNDIQYEDMKGDMASKLGYYPQKFPLSSFRGDPFQEKMTGGDDSLLSIIPSEQVNITEFYNKSLSTFKDNEENIQCGENFMDMECFMILNPSQQLAIAVLSLTLGTFTVLENLLVLCVILHSRSLRCRPSYHFIGSLAVADLLGSVIFVYSFVDFHVFHRKDSPNVFLFKLGGVTASFTASVGSLFLTAIDRYISIHRPLAYKRIVTRPKAVVAFCVMWTIAIVIAVLPLLGWNCKKLNSVCSDIFPLIDETYLMFWIGVTSVLLLFIVYAYMYILWKAHSHAVRMLQRGTQKSIIIQSTEDGKVQITRPDQTRMDIRLAKTLVLILVVLIICWGPLLAIMVYDVFGKMNKLIKTIFAFCSMLCLLNSTVNPIIYALRSKDLRHAFRSMFPTCEGTAQPLDNSMESDCQHKHANNAGNVHRAAESCIKSTVKIAKVTMSVSTDTTAEAL; encoded by the exons ATGAG GTTGTCAGATGCTGGATACTGGGGGGTGTCACATAGGAGCCATTTGCCCACAAATTGGAACAGTCCACTCCTTACTCTGCTGGTGTGCAAACG GATTTCCTCTGATGCATTATTTCATCCCCCAAGTATCTGTGAAACCAACAAGGCTGGGGTTATGAAGTCAATTCTAGATGGCCTCGCAGACACAACTTTCCGAACAATCACGACGGATCTCCTTTATGTGGGCTCCAACGATATCCAGTACGAAGACATGAAAGGCGACATGGCATCCAAGCTGGGGTACTACCCCCAGAAGttccctctctcttccttcaGGGGTGATCCTTTCCAAGAAAAAATGACTGGAGGAGATGATTCCCTGTTGAGCATTATTCCGTCAGAGCAGGTCAACATCACAGAGTTTTACAACAAGTCCCTGTCCACTTTTAAGGATAATGAGGAGAATATACAGTGCGGGGAGAACTTTATGGATATGGAGTGTTTTATGATCCTgaaccccagccagcagctggccATTGCCGTGCTGTCGCTCACCCTGGGCACCTTCACAGTCCTAGAGAACCTGCTCGTCCTGTGTGTCATCCTCCACTCCCGAAGCCTCCGGTGTAGACCCTCCTACCATTTCATCGGCAGCCTGGCCGTGGCCGACCTCCTGGGCAGCGTGATTTTTGTCTACAGTTTTGTGGATTTCCATGTTTTCCACCGGAAGGATAGCCCCAACGTCTTCTTGTTCAAACTGGGTGGAGTTACAGCCTCCTTCACCGCCTCTGTAGGCAGCCTTTTTCTCACGGCAATAGACCGGTACATCTCCATACACAGGCCGCTAGCTTATAAGAGGATTGTTACCCGACCAAAGGCTGTCGTAGCATTTTGTGTGATGTGGACCATCGCCATCGTAATAGCCGTTCTTCCTCTGCTCGGCTGGAACTGCAAAAAGCTCAATTCTGTTTGTTCGGACATATTCCCTCTCATCGACGAGACCTACCTGATGTTCTGGATCGGGGTCACCAGCGTCCTCTTGTTGTTCATTGTCTATGCCTACATGTACATTCTGTGGAAGGCTCACAGCCACGCTGTTCGCATGTTGCAGCGAGGCACGCAGAAAAGCATCATCATTCAGTCGACGGAGGATGGTAAGGTACAGATCACTAGGCCTGATCAAACTCGTATGGACATCAGGTTAGCCAAAACCTTGGTCCTTATCCTAGTTGTTTTAATCATATGCTGGGGCCCTCTCCTCGCCATCATGGTGTACGATGTCTTTGGGAAAATGAACAAGCTCATCAAGACTATCTTTGCCTTCTGTAGCATGCTCTGTTTGCTGAATTCAACAGTGAATCCCATCATCTACGCTCTGCGGAGCAAGGACTTGCGACACGCCTTCCGCAGCATGTTCCCCACCTGCGAAGGCACGGCGCAGCCGCTGGATAACAGCATGGAGTCTGACTGCCAGCACAAACACGCCAACAACGCGGGCAACGTGCACAGGGCTGCCGAGAGCTGCATTAAGAGCACAGTTAAGATTGCCAAAGTTACCATGTCTGTCTCCACAGACACAACTGCTGAAGCGTTGTAA
- the CNR1 gene encoding cannabinoid receptor 1 isoform X2: MKSILDGLADTTFRTITTDLLYVGSNDIQYEDMKGDMASKLGYYPQKFPLSSFRGDPFQEKMTGGDDSLLSIIPSEQVNITEFYNKSLSTFKDNEENIQCGENFMDMECFMILNPSQQLAIAVLSLTLGTFTVLENLLVLCVILHSRSLRCRPSYHFIGSLAVADLLGSVIFVYSFVDFHVFHRKDSPNVFLFKLGGVTASFTASVGSLFLTAIDRYISIHRPLAYKRIVTRPKAVVAFCVMWTIAIVIAVLPLLGWNCKKLNSVCSDIFPLIDETYLMFWIGVTSVLLLFIVYAYMYILWKAHSHAVRMLQRGTQKSIIIQSTEDGKVQITRPDQTRMDIRLAKTLVLILVVLIICWGPLLAIMVYDVFGKMNKLIKTIFAFCSMLCLLNSTVNPIIYALRSKDLRHAFRSMFPTCEGTAQPLDNSMESDCQHKHANNAGNVHRAAESCIKSTVKIAKVTMSVSTDTTAEAL, translated from the coding sequence ATGAAGTCAATTCTAGATGGCCTCGCAGACACAACTTTCCGAACAATCACGACGGATCTCCTTTATGTGGGCTCCAACGATATCCAGTACGAAGACATGAAAGGCGACATGGCATCCAAGCTGGGGTACTACCCCCAGAAGttccctctctcttccttcaGGGGTGATCCTTTCCAAGAAAAAATGACTGGAGGAGATGATTCCCTGTTGAGCATTATTCCGTCAGAGCAGGTCAACATCACAGAGTTTTACAACAAGTCCCTGTCCACTTTTAAGGATAATGAGGAGAATATACAGTGCGGGGAGAACTTTATGGATATGGAGTGTTTTATGATCCTgaaccccagccagcagctggccATTGCCGTGCTGTCGCTCACCCTGGGCACCTTCACAGTCCTAGAGAACCTGCTCGTCCTGTGTGTCATCCTCCACTCCCGAAGCCTCCGGTGTAGACCCTCCTACCATTTCATCGGCAGCCTGGCCGTGGCCGACCTCCTGGGCAGCGTGATTTTTGTCTACAGTTTTGTGGATTTCCATGTTTTCCACCGGAAGGATAGCCCCAACGTCTTCTTGTTCAAACTGGGTGGAGTTACAGCCTCCTTCACCGCCTCTGTAGGCAGCCTTTTTCTCACGGCAATAGACCGGTACATCTCCATACACAGGCCGCTAGCTTATAAGAGGATTGTTACCCGACCAAAGGCTGTCGTAGCATTTTGTGTGATGTGGACCATCGCCATCGTAATAGCCGTTCTTCCTCTGCTCGGCTGGAACTGCAAAAAGCTCAATTCTGTTTGTTCGGACATATTCCCTCTCATCGACGAGACCTACCTGATGTTCTGGATCGGGGTCACCAGCGTCCTCTTGTTGTTCATTGTCTATGCCTACATGTACATTCTGTGGAAGGCTCACAGCCACGCTGTTCGCATGTTGCAGCGAGGCACGCAGAAAAGCATCATCATTCAGTCGACGGAGGATGGTAAGGTACAGATCACTAGGCCTGATCAAACTCGTATGGACATCAGGTTAGCCAAAACCTTGGTCCTTATCCTAGTTGTTTTAATCATATGCTGGGGCCCTCTCCTCGCCATCATGGTGTACGATGTCTTTGGGAAAATGAACAAGCTCATCAAGACTATCTTTGCCTTCTGTAGCATGCTCTGTTTGCTGAATTCAACAGTGAATCCCATCATCTACGCTCTGCGGAGCAAGGACTTGCGACACGCCTTCCGCAGCATGTTCCCCACCTGCGAAGGCACGGCGCAGCCGCTGGATAACAGCATGGAGTCTGACTGCCAGCACAAACACGCCAACAACGCGGGCAACGTGCACAGGGCTGCCGAGAGCTGCATTAAGAGCACAGTTAAGATTGCCAAAGTTACCATGTCTGTCTCCACAGACACAACTGCTGAAGCGTTGTAA